The proteins below come from a single Azospirillum thiophilum genomic window:
- a CDS encoding sensor histidine kinase produces MPHAISGPDRGPGPHGHARLFPWASVPILWLLLWALAGSAAWPAAAQAPGPPAAEPLRLEAATGRTSLAGHFARLVDPDHALTFADVLRADAEGRFEPQTLFRGAGQTPDVHWYRFDLLRETGAPADWILELGEAYIDHLDLHVPASLVPGPAASGGAAGYRVIRMGDFVPFSQRPMRSRLHATPLTLPEGQPVSLYLRVESVSSITLRAAVYAVPAFAGYQMTNLLFLGLFFGVLAILMVGYVALGLLLRDGALLAYTGYVASVFIFYLFSSGIGALLLPDMPGELTNLLVGGSAFLGVAAAAGMWDRILSLRVQFPILHRIYAGIRWMGILAVPTAMSPAYSITNPVVLTVASLSTVIGAALSVRLAVKNPADTSARFYAAAALAAVAGLTVTQFTVRGTLPVDLMFADPYQFAVLVSVLCLGSGLALRIRRLQVERVRAQEESAFATKRAEEQRTFVAMLSHEFRTPLASIQGAAQMIELSGEVRTPSTQSRVRRIVETTRRMSDLVELFLSADALDQGALALKPESVPLDLVMDEALEGLEGLAGTDGEPRLAVTVGTPDRPVRVDVPFLGVAVGNLVRNALRYSPPDTPVRVAAGVAPGVVSGAAGGELVIRVADQGRGMSPEEVERIGSIYFRAASSQGTKGSGLGLYMTQRIVAAHGGTLTVESAVGTGSVFTIRLPGVGGEEAGTATTGTAAGRLPAQ; encoded by the coding sequence ATGCCGCATGCGATTTCGGGACCGGACCGGGGACCGGGACCGCATGGTCATGCGCGCCTTTTTCCCTGGGCGTCCGTCCCGATCCTGTGGCTGCTGCTGTGGGCGCTGGCGGGTTCGGCGGCATGGCCGGCGGCGGCGCAAGCCCCCGGCCCCCCGGCGGCAGAACCGCTGCGGCTGGAGGCGGCCACCGGCCGGACATCGCTGGCCGGACATTTCGCCCGGCTGGTCGACCCAGACCACGCGCTGACCTTCGCCGACGTGCTGCGGGCCGATGCCGAGGGGCGGTTCGAACCGCAGACGCTGTTCCGCGGCGCCGGGCAGACCCCCGATGTCCATTGGTACCGTTTCGACCTGCTGCGGGAGACCGGCGCGCCGGCCGACTGGATCCTGGAGCTGGGCGAGGCCTACATCGACCATCTCGACCTCCATGTTCCCGCCTCCCTTGTGCCCGGCCCCGCCGCGTCCGGCGGGGCGGCGGGCTACCGGGTCATCCGCATGGGCGATTTCGTGCCGTTCAGCCAGCGGCCGATGCGGTCCCGGCTGCACGCCACGCCGCTGACCCTGCCGGAAGGCCAACCGGTCTCGCTCTATCTCCGCGTCGAGTCGGTCAGTTCGATCACCCTGCGCGCGGCGGTCTATGCGGTGCCGGCCTTCGCCGGCTACCAGATGACCAACCTGCTGTTCCTGGGCCTGTTCTTCGGCGTGCTGGCGATCCTGATGGTGGGCTATGTGGCACTGGGCCTGCTGCTGCGCGACGGGGCGCTGCTGGCCTATACCGGCTATGTCGCCAGCGTCTTCATCTTCTACCTGTTCTCCAGCGGAATCGGGGCGCTGCTGCTTCCCGACATGCCGGGCGAACTGACCAACCTGCTGGTCGGCGGCAGCGCTTTCCTCGGCGTCGCGGCGGCCGCCGGCATGTGGGACCGCATCCTCTCGCTGCGGGTGCAGTTCCCGATCCTGCACCGCATCTATGCCGGCATCCGCTGGATGGGAATCCTGGCCGTGCCGACGGCGATGTCGCCGGCCTATTCCATCACCAACCCGGTGGTGCTCACGGTCGCCAGCCTGTCGACCGTGATCGGGGCCGCCCTGTCGGTCCGGCTGGCGGTGAAGAACCCGGCCGATACGAGCGCGCGCTTCTACGCCGCCGCCGCGCTCGCCGCCGTGGCCGGCCTGACGGTGACGCAGTTCACCGTGCGCGGGACCCTGCCGGTGGACCTGATGTTCGCCGATCCCTATCAGTTCGCCGTGCTGGTGTCGGTGCTCTGCCTCGGCTCCGGCCTCGCGCTGCGCATCCGCCGCCTGCAGGTGGAGCGGGTGCGGGCGCAGGAGGAATCGGCCTTCGCCACCAAGCGGGCGGAGGAGCAGCGCACCTTCGTCGCCATGCTGTCGCACGAGTTCCGCACCCCGCTCGCCTCGATCCAGGGGGCGGCGCAGATGATCGAGCTGTCGGGTGAGGTGAGGACGCCGTCGACGCAATCGCGCGTCCGCCGCATCGTCGAGACGACCCGGCGGATGTCCGACCTCGTGGAGCTGTTCCTGTCGGCCGACGCGCTGGACCAGGGGGCGCTGGCGCTGAAGCCGGAAAGCGTGCCGCTCGACCTCGTGATGGACGAGGCGCTGGAGGGGTTGGAGGGGCTGGCCGGCACCGACGGCGAGCCGCGGCTGGCGGTGACGGTCGGGACGCCGGACCGGCCGGTGCGGGTCGACGTCCCTTTCCTGGGGGTGGCGGTCGGCAATCTGGTGCGCAACGCGCTGCGCTACTCCCCGCCCGACACGCCGGTGCGGGTGGCGGCGGGGGTGGCGCCCGGGGTGGTGTCGGGGGCCGCGGGGGGCGAACTGGTCATCCGCGTCGCCGACCAGGGCCGCGGCATGAGCCCGGAGGAGGTGGAGCGGATCGGCTCCATCTATTTCCGCGCCGCGTCCTCGCAGGGGACCAAGGGGTCGGGGCTGGGGCTGTACATGACGCAGCGGATCGTCGCTGCCCATGGTGGAACCCTGACGGTGGAGAGCGCCGTCGGCACCGGATCGGTCTTCACCATCCGGCTGCCCGGCGTCGGCGGAGAGGAGGCCGGAACGGCGACGACCGGTACGGCGGCCGGCCGCCTGCCTGCTCAGTAG